A single window of Achromobacter xylosoxidans DNA harbors:
- the clpA gene encoding ATP-dependent Clp protease ATP-binding subunit ClpA: MISQELEVSLHMAFVEARSARHEFITVEHLLLALLDNASAVEVLRACAANLDDLRRNLRQFVSENTPVIPSGAEVDTQPTLGFQRVIQRAIMHVSAGGTGKKPVTGANVLVAIFGEKDSHAVYYLQQQGVTRLDVVNFLSHGITKQPQVESAAVQKEQQTNGEEQGESRQSPLDQYATDLNAAALAGRIDPLIGREHEVERVIQVLCRRRKNNPLLVGEAGVGKTAIAEGLAWRITRGEVPEILQAAQVFALDMGALLAGTKYRGDFEQRLKGVLKQIRGNPDAILFIDEIHTLIGAGSASGGTLDASNLLKPALSSGQLKCIGATTYTEYRGVFEKDHALSRRFQKIDVAEPSVEQTVQILRGLKSRFEEHHNVRYSAAALSAAAELSARFINDRHLPDKAIDVIDEAGAAQRLLPRSRQKKVIGKVDIENIVSKIARIPPQSVSNDDRSKLATLDRDLKTVVFGQDNAIEALSAAIKMARSGLGKPEKPIGAFLFSGPTGVGKTEVARQLAFTLGVELLRFDMSEYMERHAVSRLIGAPPGYVGFDQGGLLTEAITKQPHCVLLLDEIEKAHPDVFNILLQVMDHGTLTDNNGRKADFRNVILIMTTNAGAETLNRPSIGFANSRVVGDEMAEIRRMFTPEFRNRLDAIIPFAPLDREIILRVVDKFLMQLEDQLHERRVEAVFTTALREHLAKEGFDPLMGARPMQRLIQDTIRRALADELLFGKLVDGGTVTVDLDEAGKVTLDFDDHGKPPSAAPDKQEVELVE, encoded by the coding sequence GTGATTTCCCAAGAGCTTGAAGTCAGCCTGCATATGGCTTTTGTCGAGGCCCGTTCGGCCCGGCACGAATTTATTACCGTCGAGCACCTGTTGCTCGCGCTGCTCGATAACGCTTCCGCCGTCGAAGTGTTGCGCGCCTGCGCCGCCAACCTGGATGACCTGCGCCGCAACCTGCGTCAGTTCGTTTCGGAAAACACGCCGGTGATCCCCAGCGGCGCGGAAGTCGACACCCAGCCCACGCTGGGTTTCCAGCGCGTCATCCAGCGCGCGATCATGCACGTGTCCGCGGGCGGCACCGGCAAGAAGCCGGTCACCGGCGCGAACGTGCTCGTGGCCATTTTCGGCGAAAAGGATTCGCACGCCGTGTACTACCTGCAACAGCAGGGCGTGACGCGGCTGGACGTGGTGAATTTCCTGTCGCATGGCATTACCAAACAGCCACAGGTGGAGTCCGCCGCCGTGCAGAAAGAGCAGCAAACCAATGGTGAAGAACAGGGCGAATCGCGCCAGTCGCCGCTGGACCAGTATGCGACCGACCTGAACGCCGCGGCGTTGGCCGGGCGCATCGACCCGCTGATCGGGCGCGAGCACGAAGTCGAGCGCGTGATCCAGGTGTTGTGCCGCCGCCGCAAGAACAACCCGCTGCTGGTCGGCGAGGCCGGCGTGGGCAAGACCGCCATCGCCGAGGGCCTGGCCTGGCGCATCACGCGCGGCGAGGTTCCCGAGATCCTGCAGGCCGCGCAAGTGTTCGCGCTGGACATGGGCGCGCTGCTGGCGGGCACCAAGTACCGCGGCGATTTCGAGCAACGCCTGAAGGGCGTGCTCAAGCAGATCCGCGGCAATCCCGACGCCATCCTGTTCATCGACGAAATCCACACGCTGATCGGCGCCGGCTCGGCGTCGGGCGGCACGCTGGACGCGTCCAACCTGCTCAAGCCGGCCCTGTCCTCGGGTCAGCTCAAGTGCATCGGCGCCACCACGTACACCGAATACCGCGGTGTCTTCGAGAAAGACCACGCGCTGTCGCGCCGCTTCCAGAAGATCGACGTGGCCGAGCCCAGCGTCGAGCAGACCGTGCAGATCCTGCGCGGCCTGAAGAGCCGCTTCGAGGAACACCACAACGTGCGCTATTCGGCCGCGGCGCTGTCGGCCGCCGCCGAGCTGTCGGCGCGCTTCATCAACGACCGCCACCTGCCCGACAAGGCCATCGACGTGATCGACGAGGCCGGCGCCGCGCAGCGCCTGTTGCCGCGTTCGCGCCAGAAGAAGGTGATCGGCAAGGTCGACATCGAGAACATCGTTTCCAAGATCGCGCGCATTCCGCCGCAGTCGGTTTCCAACGACGACCGCAGCAAGCTCGCCACGCTCGACCGCGACCTCAAGACCGTCGTGTTCGGCCAGGACAACGCCATCGAGGCCTTGTCCGCCGCCATCAAGATGGCGCGCTCGGGCCTGGGCAAGCCGGAAAAGCCGATCGGCGCCTTCCTGTTCTCCGGCCCCACCGGCGTCGGCAAGACCGAAGTCGCGCGCCAGCTGGCCTTCACGCTGGGCGTGGAGCTGCTGCGCTTCGACATGTCCGAGTACATGGAACGCCATGCGGTGTCGCGCCTGATCGGCGCGCCGCCGGGATACGTCGGTTTCGACCAGGGGGGCTTGCTGACCGAGGCCATCACCAAGCAGCCGCATTGCGTGCTGCTGCTCGATGAAATCGAAAAGGCCCACCCGGACGTCTTCAACATCCTGCTGCAGGTCATGGACCATGGCACGCTGACGGACAACAACGGCCGCAAGGCGGACTTCCGCAACGTCATCCTCATCATGACGACCAACGCGGGCGCCGAGACCTTGAACCGTCCGTCCATCGGCTTCGCCAATTCGCGTGTGGTGGGCGACGAAATGGCGGAAATCCGCCGCATGTTCACGCCCGAGTTCCGCAACCGGCTGGATGCGATCATCCCGTTCGCGCCGCTGGATCGCGAGATCATCCTGCGCGTGGTCGACAAGTTCCTGATGCAGCTCGAAGACCAGTTGCACGAGCGCCGCGTCGAAGCCGTGTTCACCACGGCCCTGCGCGAGCACCTGGCCAAGGAAGGCTTCGACCCGCTGATGGGCGCCAGGCCGATGCAGCGCCTGATCCAGGACACCATCCGGCGCGCGCTGGCCGACGAGCTGCTGTTCGGCAAGCTGGTCGATGGCGGCACCGTCACGGTGGACCTGGACGAGGCCGGCAAGGTCACGCTGGACTTCGACGACCACGGCAAGCCGCCGTCGGCCGCCCCGGACAAGCAGGAAGTCGAACTCGTCGAATGA
- the pbpC gene encoding penicillin-binding protein 1C, with amino-acid sequence MNTAATPPAGASRARRWRRRGLFVASVLSALAALLFVLDRLYPLPTIDSGGAAVVVAADGTPLRNYPSRDGIWRYPVKPDQVSPHYLDTLLTYEDRWFYWHPGVNPVSLARAGWQWATNRRIVSGGSTLTMQVARLIDPQLAGKPSRSMSAKLRQAWRAVQLEMHYSKDEILSLYLTHAPMGGIVEGVEMGSRLWLGKPARDLSPAEAAMLTALPQAPSRLRPDRHPQAAQAARDKVLDRMVELGRWTPAEVADAKIEQVVAPPLRARWLAPLAAQRLLQEAGRPQAGSRRPGSRPPLLTSTLDADMQAAVERMLLDRVDNLPPKVSMAVLVMDNDTLEVKAYAGSADFSDDSRYAHVDMVRGVRSPGSTLKPFLYAQALDDGLIHSESLLIDAPLSFGGYAPGNFQASFSGPVSVAQALQRSLNVPAVDLLDRVGPTRFASVMLTGGVWLRLPAGAEPNLSLILGGGGTTLEELVGAYRALARGGISGRARLRPEQPRVESRMMSAGAAWIVRDILEGGGHPDRPFYQSGSPARQLAWKTGTSFGFRDAWAVGVTDSWTIGVWVGRPDGTPNPGFFGANVAAPLLQDIVAALPEGAQHVRVRPATVQPVVTCWPLGYRLGSVPSGECPEQRAAWALNDTVPPSFAGYADATQGPLRLGGVATGSVLRPVPGSAQVAVDVDVQGAEGEVWWMLDGRVVGHAASGRPFNLVLTRDGRYTLTVMDAQGRHDSVVFEIAGVTP; translated from the coding sequence TTGAACACCGCCGCCACCCCGCCGGCGGGCGCCTCGCGCGCCCGCCGCTGGCGGCGGCGCGGACTCTTCGTGGCCAGCGTGTTGTCAGCGCTGGCCGCGTTGTTATTCGTGCTCGACCGCCTCTATCCCTTGCCGACCATCGACTCCGGCGGCGCGGCCGTGGTGGTCGCCGCCGACGGCACGCCGCTGCGCAACTATCCCAGCCGCGACGGCATCTGGCGCTACCCGGTCAAGCCTGACCAGGTGTCGCCGCACTACCTCGATACGCTGCTGACCTACGAGGACCGCTGGTTCTACTGGCACCCCGGCGTCAACCCGGTGTCGCTGGCGCGCGCCGGCTGGCAATGGGCCACCAACCGCCGCATCGTTTCGGGCGGTTCGACCCTGACGATGCAGGTGGCGCGCCTGATCGACCCGCAACTGGCCGGCAAACCGTCGCGCTCGATGAGCGCCAAGCTGCGCCAGGCCTGGCGCGCGGTGCAATTGGAAATGCACTACAGCAAGGACGAGATCCTGTCGCTGTACCTGACCCACGCGCCCATGGGCGGCATTGTCGAGGGCGTGGAAATGGGCTCGCGCCTGTGGCTGGGCAAGCCGGCGCGCGATCTCAGCCCGGCCGAGGCCGCCATGCTGACCGCCTTGCCGCAGGCCCCGTCGCGGCTGCGGCCGGACCGCCATCCCCAGGCCGCGCAGGCGGCGCGCGACAAGGTCCTGGACCGCATGGTGGAGCTTGGCCGCTGGACGCCGGCCGAGGTCGCCGACGCCAAGATCGAGCAGGTGGTGGCGCCGCCGCTGCGGGCCCGCTGGCTGGCGCCGCTGGCGGCGCAGCGCCTGTTGCAGGAGGCCGGCCGGCCGCAGGCGGGTTCGCGCCGTCCCGGCAGCCGTCCGCCGCTGCTGACCTCGACGCTGGACGCCGACATGCAGGCCGCGGTCGAGCGCATGCTGCTGGACCGCGTCGACAACCTGCCGCCCAAGGTTTCGATGGCGGTGCTGGTAATGGACAACGACACGCTGGAGGTCAAGGCCTACGCCGGTTCCGCCGATTTTTCCGATGATTCCCGCTACGCCCACGTGGATATGGTGCGCGGCGTGCGCTCGCCCGGCTCGACGCTCAAGCCGTTCCTGTACGCCCAGGCGCTGGACGACGGCCTGATCCACTCGGAAAGCCTGCTGATCGATGCGCCGCTGTCGTTTGGCGGCTACGCGCCGGGCAATTTCCAGGCGTCGTTCTCGGGGCCGGTCAGCGTGGCGCAGGCGCTGCAGCGCTCGCTCAACGTGCCGGCGGTGGACCTGCTGGACCGCGTCGGGCCGACCCGCTTTGCGTCGGTTATGCTGACGGGCGGGGTCTGGTTACGTTTGCCAGCCGGGGCCGAACCGAATCTGAGCTTGATTTTGGGCGGGGGCGGCACCACATTGGAAGAACTGGTGGGCGCTTATCGGGCCCTGGCCCGTGGCGGCATTTCCGGGCGCGCGCGCCTGCGGCCGGAGCAGCCCCGGGTCGAGTCCCGTATGATGAGTGCTGGCGCGGCCTGGATTGTGCGTGACATCCTGGAAGGCGGCGGCCACCCGGACCGGCCCTTTTATCAGTCGGGCAGCCCGGCGCGGCAACTGGCCTGGAAAACCGGGACGAGTTTCGGATTCCGGGATGCCTGGGCGGTCGGTGTGACCGACAGCTGGACGATCGGCGTGTGGGTAGGCCGGCCGGACGGCACCCCCAACCCCGGATTTTTCGGGGCGAATGTGGCGGCGCCGCTACTACAGGATATCGTGGCGGCCCTGCCGGAAGGCGCCCAGCACGTGCGCGTGCGGCCCGCCACGGTGCAGCCGGTCGTGACCTGCTGGCCGCTGGGTTACCGGCTGGGCAGCGTGCCGTCGGGCGAATGCCCCGAGCAGCGCGCGGCCTGGGCCTTGAATGACACGGTGCCGCCGTCGTTCGCCGGCTATGCCGATGCCACCCAAGGGCCGTTGCGCCTGGGGGGCGTGGCCACCGGGTCGGTATTGCGGCCGGTGCCTGGCAGCGCGCAGGTGGCGGTGGATGTGGATGTGCAGGGCGCCGAAGGCGAAGTTTGGTGGATGCTCGATGGTCGCGTGGTGGGTCATGCCGCGTCGGGTCGTCCGTTTAATCTGGTGCTGACGCGGGACGGACGGTATACGCTTACCGTCATGGACGCGCAAGGCCGTCATGACAGCGTGGTTTTTGAAATCGCTGGCGTTACGCCCTGA
- a CDS encoding alpha-2-macroglobulin family protein, protein MGKGGQPSAPATPQTATPAATTAAPAATGGAAKPEALPATATVGTADAFAVLNCQPRQYNDSLALAVTFTQSVEAKADLSKFLQVTDTGAASGKPDQDTERSANGQQPSSVQPGDAAPKGKIVQGNWVVGSNPRMVYFPYVQPQRSYSVSVRAGLPGQGDKVALATGSHCDVVTDAMPPSFYFASRGVVLPAGQNGGLPVATVNMPEVDVQFLRVAPERVPELFESVLGIGRSTASSDEEESGGYDEDDWRYAGNRSLKGSVSNWDLDRLNTLTTSVYQGRFLTDDKPNRRHVTFLPVEGIKELQEPGIYVAVMSQPGRFRYEYQVTYFYVSDIGLHARRYSDRIEAYSVSLKSGQAISGALFELVDGAGKVLAKAQADGQGHVRFDGSFTNARVIRASRDKEMTVLALAEPALDLSEFDTGGHISRPNNLFVYAGRNLYRPGETFHVSVLPRDLDGRVMPPSPLTATLKRPDGRVVSTNLWQPAKDLQGYVERAIDLPPDAQTGAWMLELRVDPASRAPDASWKFQVEEFLPERMKMALTSDQDVLSPDDTLTVDVQGDYLYGAPAAGNRLLSSFQVKRDRYALPQQWPGFIFGDVDDDSRRHFEELPEAALDSTGAAQLEVEPRTEGTHSPMKVRVSASLLESGGRPVVRSIERSVWPADKLIAVRPQFDSDVAREGAPAAFEVLRVDAQGKIAPLAQAQMRLYREERQYYWRFDDQRGWNSGYTETEELLDSREIALKDRSQFTVPVKWGRYRLEIADPETGETLRYRFYAGWDAQDADAMGNRPDRVQMKLEGVPAKPGDSVKLTLTPPHDGQALITVEGDRMLWSTWVAVKATGTQVEIPIDKSWKRHDLYVAAAVFRPGSEGDRVTPARALGLTFLPIASADRKLDVKLSAAAKTEPETKTTVRVKVDGAQGKQAMVTLSAVDVGILNINQYRTPDPLDFFFGKHRYAPELLDMYGKLIEKMDGTKGKLKWGGDAAMRGDSKSLPKKVKLVDLFSGPVKLNDKGEADIPLDLPDFNGTLRLMAVAFTADNYGSTDAEMVVAAPIVAELNTPRFITPGDQAAIALDVTNLSGSDQKVTVKLEALDPVGIVDGTRTVTLKDKQRTTLRFTASTTGSYGLGLMRLTVDGQGGAKPIHIVRESVLQVQPAYAAERQVRRLRLNPGESNTPQASWVASYYPDSTTVSMTVSNRPPINVNRVVEGLLNYPYGCTEQTISATLPWVLIDEEAAKQFGLKPRTQAEREAKVAGAIGRLSGMRNAVGSYNLWSSSSARDVWLTAYAVGFLQDARDKGFTIPEASLDRSRQWLLEQVQQSSGSFGTWSANLKRDFESGRLDSSGLSVLREDHRRFAGLATAALALARDKKAPLSTVRQLFDNYQDRARSPLPLIQLAAAFKLMGDEGRMKSALDLAMTREYGITRRANSYYDDWLGDYGSAVRDYALAYALANQYELRHDRVENLMTQLAARMGNRSYLSTQEQMALLLAARAAGGDKSTPWQAALTVNGVRKELEGGRSDRTVSLSAAELAGTQLLNTGSQSLFIEYDIQGSPTTVPAPRNDVIQLKRGWYRPDGKPWDGGTLQTGDMLVVWVQASANQNIPDGLLVDRVPAGFEVENLNLSQSPEMQDWSIGGRRVADAMADPNIKHREFRDDRYVAAVSLGRGKVDVFYLVRVVTPGRYAVPSTVAEDMYRPEIRGVGEQWSTVEIRDRSAKQRP, encoded by the coding sequence ATGGGCAAGGGCGGCCAACCGTCCGCGCCCGCAACGCCGCAGACGGCTACGCCGGCGGCGACCACGGCCGCGCCCGCCGCGACGGGCGGCGCCGCCAAGCCCGAGGCCCTGCCGGCCACGGCCACGGTTGGCACTGCCGACGCCTTCGCGGTGCTCAATTGCCAGCCGCGCCAGTACAACGATTCGCTGGCGCTGGCGGTCACCTTCACGCAGTCGGTCGAGGCCAAGGCCGACCTGAGCAAGTTCCTGCAGGTCACCGACACGGGCGCCGCCTCGGGCAAACCCGACCAGGACACCGAGCGCAGCGCCAACGGCCAGCAGCCGAGCTCCGTCCAGCCGGGCGACGCCGCGCCCAAGGGCAAGATCGTCCAGGGCAACTGGGTGGTCGGCTCCAATCCGCGCATGGTGTATTTCCCCTACGTCCAGCCGCAACGCTCGTATTCGGTTTCGGTGCGCGCGGGCCTGCCGGGCCAGGGCGACAAGGTTGCGCTGGCCACGGGCTCGCACTGCGACGTGGTGACCGACGCCATGCCGCCTTCGTTCTATTTCGCCAGCCGCGGCGTGGTGCTGCCGGCCGGCCAGAACGGCGGCCTGCCGGTGGCGACCGTCAACATGCCCGAAGTCGACGTGCAATTCCTGCGCGTCGCGCCCGAGCGCGTGCCGGAACTGTTCGAGTCGGTGCTGGGCATCGGCCGCAGCACGGCCTCGTCGGATGAAGAGGAATCCGGCGGCTACGACGAAGACGATTGGCGCTATGCCGGCAACCGCAGCCTGAAGGGCTCGGTCAGCAACTGGGACCTGGACCGCCTGAACACGCTGACCACCAGCGTCTACCAGGGCCGCTTCCTGACGGACGACAAGCCGAACCGCCGCCACGTCACCTTCCTGCCGGTCGAAGGCATCAAGGAATTGCAGGAACCCGGCATCTACGTCGCGGTGATGAGCCAGCCCGGCCGTTTCCGCTATGAGTACCAGGTCACCTATTTTTATGTCAGCGACATCGGCCTGCACGCGCGCCGCTACAGCGATCGCATCGAGGCCTACTCGGTGTCGCTCAAGAGCGGCCAGGCGATCTCCGGCGCGCTGTTCGAACTGGTGGACGGCGCCGGCAAGGTGCTGGCCAAGGCCCAGGCCGACGGCCAGGGCCACGTGCGCTTTGACGGCAGCTTCACCAACGCCCGCGTCATCCGCGCCTCGCGCGACAAGGAAATGACCGTGCTGGCGCTGGCCGAACCGGCGCTGGACCTGTCCGAATTCGATACCGGCGGCCACATTTCCCGCCCCAACAACCTGTTCGTCTACGCCGGCCGCAACCTCTATCGCCCCGGTGAAACCTTCCACGTGTCGGTGCTGCCGCGCGACCTCGACGGCCGCGTGATGCCGCCGTCGCCGCTGACAGCGACCCTCAAGCGCCCCGACGGCCGCGTGGTCTCGACCAATCTGTGGCAGCCCGCCAAGGACCTGCAGGGCTACGTCGAACGCGCCATCGATCTGCCGCCGGACGCCCAGACCGGCGCCTGGATGCTGGAATTGCGCGTTGATCCCGCTTCGCGCGCGCCGGATGCCTCTTGGAAGTTCCAGGTCGAGGAATTCCTGCCCGAACGCATGAAGATGGCGCTGACCTCCGACCAGGACGTGTTGTCGCCGGACGACACCCTGACCGTCGACGTGCAGGGCGACTATCTGTATGGCGCGCCGGCCGCCGGCAACCGCCTGCTGTCCAGCTTCCAGGTCAAGCGCGACCGCTACGCGTTGCCGCAGCAATGGCCCGGCTTCATTTTCGGCGACGTGGACGATGATTCCCGCCGCCATTTCGAGGAACTGCCGGAAGCGGCGCTGGATTCGACCGGCGCCGCGCAACTGGAGGTCGAACCGCGCACCGAAGGCACCCATTCGCCGATGAAAGTGCGGGTTTCGGCCAGCCTGCTGGAATCGGGCGGCCGCCCGGTGGTGCGCTCGATCGAGCGCAGCGTCTGGCCCGCCGACAAGCTGATTGCCGTGCGTCCGCAGTTCGACAGCGATGTCGCGCGCGAAGGCGCCCCGGCCGCCTTCGAAGTGCTGCGCGTGGACGCGCAGGGCAAGATCGCGCCGCTGGCGCAGGCCCAGATGCGCCTGTACCGCGAGGAACGCCAGTACTACTGGCGCTTCGACGACCAGCGCGGCTGGAACAGCGGCTACACCGAAACCGAGGAACTGCTGGACTCGCGCGAGATCGCGCTGAAGGACCGCAGCCAGTTCACGGTGCCGGTCAAGTGGGGCCGCTACCGCCTGGAAATCGCCGATCCCGAGACCGGCGAAACCCTGCGCTACCGCTTCTACGCGGGCTGGGACGCCCAGGACGCCGACGCCATGGGCAACCGCCCCGATCGCGTCCAGATGAAGCTGGAAGGCGTGCCCGCCAAGCCGGGCGACAGCGTCAAGCTGACCCTGACGCCGCCGCACGACGGCCAGGCCCTGATCACCGTCGAAGGCGACCGCATGCTGTGGTCGACCTGGGTGGCCGTGAAGGCGACCGGCACGCAAGTGGAAATCCCGATCGACAAGAGCTGGAAGCGCCATGACCTGTACGTGGCCGCGGCGGTGTTCCGCCCCGGCAGCGAAGGCGACCGCGTGACGCCGGCGCGCGCGCTGGGCCTGACGTTCCTGCCGATCGCCAGCGCCGACCGCAAGCTCGACGTCAAGCTGAGCGCCGCCGCCAAGACCGAACCCGAGACCAAGACCACGGTCCGCGTGAAGGTCGATGGCGCGCAGGGCAAGCAGGCCATGGTGACGCTGTCGGCGGTCGACGTCGGCATCCTCAACATCAACCAGTACCGCACGCCCGATCCGCTGGACTTCTTCTTCGGCAAGCACCGCTACGCGCCCGAACTGCTGGACATGTACGGCAAGCTGATCGAGAAGATGGACGGCACCAAGGGCAAGCTGAAGTGGGGCGGCGACGCCGCCATGCGCGGCGACAGCAAGAGCCTGCCCAAGAAGGTCAAGCTGGTCGACCTGTTCTCGGGTCCGGTCAAGCTCAACGACAAGGGCGAGGCCGACATCCCGCTGGACCTGCCCGACTTCAACGGCACGCTGCGCCTGATGGCCGTCGCGTTCACCGCCGACAACTACGGCAGCACCGACGCCGAAATGGTGGTGGCGGCGCCGATCGTGGCCGAGCTGAACACGCCGCGCTTCATCACCCCGGGCGACCAGGCCGCCATCGCGCTGGACGTGACCAACCTGAGCGGCTCCGACCAGAAGGTGACGGTCAAGCTGGAAGCGCTGGATCCGGTCGGCATCGTCGACGGCACCCGCACCGTGACGCTCAAGGACAAGCAACGCACCACGCTGCGCTTCACCGCCAGCACCACCGGCTCGTATGGCCTGGGCCTGATGCGCCTGACCGTGGACGGGCAGGGCGGCGCCAAGCCGATCCACATCGTGCGCGAATCAGTGCTGCAGGTGCAGCCGGCCTACGCGGCCGAGCGCCAGGTGCGCCGCCTGCGCCTGAACCCGGGCGAGTCGAACACGCCGCAGGCGTCGTGGGTGGCGTCCTACTATCCGGACTCCACCACGGTCAGCATGACGGTCTCGAACCGTCCGCCGATCAACGTCAACCGCGTGGTCGAAGGCCTGCTCAACTACCCCTATGGTTGCACCGAGCAGACCATCAGCGCGACCCTGCCGTGGGTGCTGATCGACGAAGAAGCGGCCAAGCAGTTCGGCCTCAAGCCGCGCACCCAGGCCGAGCGCGAAGCCAAGGTGGCTGGCGCCATCGGCCGCCTGTCCGGCATGCGCAACGCCGTCGGCTCCTACAATCTGTGGAGCAGTTCTTCGGCGCGCGACGTGTGGCTGACGGCCTACGCCGTGGGCTTCCTGCAGGATGCGCGCGACAAGGGCTTCACCATCCCCGAGGCCTCGCTGGACCGTTCGCGCCAGTGGCTGCTGGAGCAGGTGCAGCAGAGCAGCGGTTCGTTCGGCACCTGGTCGGCCAACCTGAAGCGCGACTTCGAGTCGGGCCGCCTGGACAGCAGCGGGCTGAGCGTGCTGCGCGAAGACCATCGCCGCTTCGCCGGCCTGGCCACGGCCGCCCTGGCGCTGGCGCGTGACAAGAAGGCGCCGCTGTCGACGGTTCGCCAGCTGTTCGACAACTACCAGGACCGCGCGCGTTCGCCGCTGCCCCTGATCCAGCTGGCCGCCGCGTTCAAGCTGATGGGCGACGAAGGGCGCATGAAGAGCGCGCTCGACCTGGCCATGACGCGCGAATACGGCATCACCCGCCGCGCCAACAGCTACTACGACGACTGGCTCGGCGACTACGGCAGCGCCGTGCGCGACTACGCGCTGGCGTACGCGCTGGCCAACCAGTACGAGCTGCGCCATGACCGCGTCGAGAACCTGATGACGCAACTGGCCGCGCGCATGGGCAACCGTTCGTACCTGTCGACGCAGGAACAGATGGCCCTGCTGCTGGCCGCGCGCGCCGCCGGCGGCGACAAGTCGACCCCGTGGCAGGCCGCGCTGACCGTCAACGGCGTGCGTAAGGAGCTGGAAGGCGGCAGGTCCGACCGCACCGTGTCGCTGAGCGCGGCCGAGCTGGCCGGCACGCAGTTGCTCAACACCGGCAGCCAGTCGCTCTTCATCGAGTACGACATCCAGGGCAGCCCGACCACGGTGCCCGCGCCGCGCAACGACGTGATCCAGCTCAAGCGCGGCTGGTACCGTCCGGACGGCAAGCCGTGGGATGGCGGCACGCTGCAGACCGGCGACATGCTGGTGGTGTGGGTCCAGGCCAGCGCCAACCAGAACATCCCGGATGGCCTGCTGGTGGACCGCGTGCCCGCCGGCTTCGAGGTCGAGAACCTGAACCTGTCGCAAAGCCCCGAAATGCAGGACTGGAGCATCGGCGGGCGCCGCGTGGCCGACGCAATGGCCGACCCCAACATCAAGCACCGCGAATTCCGCGATGATCGTTATGTTGCGGCGGTTTCGCTGGGTCGCGGCAAGGTGGACGTGTTCTACCTGGTGCGGGTCGTGACGCCGGGCCGCTACGCGGTGCCGTCGACCGTGGCCGAAGACATGTACCGGCCCGAGATCCGTGGCGTAGGCGAGCAATGGAGCACGGTCGAGATCCGCGATCGCAGCGCCAAGCAGCGTCCTTGA
- the clpS gene encoding ATP-dependent Clp protease adapter ClpS — translation MSSTLDTQHDLAVEKAPARAAPPPMYQVLLLNDDYTPMEFVVKVLQKFFNKNHEEATRIMLQVHHEGRGVCGVYPRDLAATRIAQVAQYARARQHPLQCVMEPV, via the coding sequence ATGAGTTCTACCTTGGATACCCAGCACGATTTGGCCGTCGAAAAGGCACCGGCCCGCGCCGCGCCGCCTCCGATGTACCAGGTCCTGTTGCTCAATGACGACTACACCCCGATGGAGTTCGTCGTGAAGGTGCTGCAGAAGTTCTTCAATAAGAATCATGAAGAGGCCACGCGCATCATGTTGCAGGTGCATCACGAAGGCCGCGGCGTTTGCGGCGTCTATCCGCGCGACCTCGCCGCCACCCGGATCGCCCAGGTGGCGCAGTATGCGCGGGCCCGCCAGCATCCCTTGCAGTGCGTGATGGAACCGGTCTGA
- a CDS encoding cold-shock protein, which produces MSDTTATAVQGDNPKSTGTVKWFNDAKGFGFITPDDGGEDLFAHFSSIQMNGFKTLKEGQKVAFEIIQGPKGKQALNITAA; this is translated from the coding sequence ATGTCTGATACGACCGCAACCGCCGTCCAAGGGGACAATCCCAAATCGACGGGTACCGTCAAATGGTTCAACGATGCAAAGGGGTTCGGCTTCATTACGCCCGACGACGGCGGTGAAGATCTGTTCGCCCACTTCTCGTCCATCCAGATGAATGGTTTTAAAACCCTGAAAGAAGGCCAGAAAGTGGCTTTCGAGATAATCCAGGGGCCCAAAGGCAAACAGGCGCTCAATATCACCGCTGCCTGA
- a CDS encoding DUF192 domain-containing protein produces MLKNAALFHVGRTLFKTAFIKAASRRTATALLSAAALALPLAAGAQVPSGPQAPLPTTQLAAGIHIIRAEVANTEATRRDGLMFRKELPGNDGMLFVFEQPDVQCFWMRNTLLPLSIAFIADDGTIVNIEDMAPQTDDAHCSKKPVRYALEMAQGWYEAHGIKSGRKIDGLP; encoded by the coding sequence ATGCTGAAGAATGCTGCTTTGTTTCATGTCGGTCGTACGTTGTTCAAGACGGCGTTCATTAAAGCGGCATCGCGCAGGACGGCAACGGCACTGCTGAGCGCCGCCGCGCTGGCCCTGCCGCTGGCGGCCGGCGCGCAGGTCCCGTCGGGTCCGCAGGCGCCGCTGCCCACCACGCAACTGGCGGCCGGTATCCATATTATCCGCGCAGAAGTCGCCAACACGGAAGCCACCCGCCGCGATGGCCTCATGTTCCGCAAGGAACTGCCCGGCAACGACGGCATGCTGTTCGTGTTCGAACAGCCCGACGTGCAGTGCTTCTGGATGCGCAATACCCTGCTGCCCCTGTCGATCGCTTTTATCGCCGACGACGGCACGATCGTCAACATCGAAGACATGGCCCCGCAGACCGACGACGCCCATTGTTCCAAGAAACCGGTGCGCTACGCGCTGGAAATGGCGCAGGGCTGGTACGAGGCGCACGGCATCAAGTCTGGCCGCAAGATCGACGGCCTGCCCTGA